GGCGCCCGGAGCGGCGGCGACCACGGAGCGCGCGAGCTCCTCCTCGCCCGGGCCCCAGGTGACGATGGGGGTGCGTCCGGAGGCGAGCAGGGCGCGAGCGCCGGCGGCGAAGGCCTCGGGAGGGATGCGGCGCCAGCCGAGTCGTCCACCGGGGTTGACCACGGCGCGGGGCGAGCCGGCTCCGGCCTCGAGCCAGAGATGGAACTTCTCGCTGATGAGGGGGCGGCGGAAGGACATGCGCGCGGGCTGCTCGTCCTCCCGGACGAAGGGAGAGAGCAGGTGCAGGCGCTGGAGCATCTCGCCGGAGGTATCGGAGCGGGCGGGGATGGACAGCGAGTGCAGCAGGTGGACGGGCCACTGCTTGGGGCCGATGACGAGGGCGTGGGGCCCGACGAGCCGGGAGATGAGGGCGGAGGTCACCGAGGGGCTGGACCAGTTGGAGCAGTCGACGACGACGTCATAGCGCTCGCGGCGCAGGGCGCGGATGCCGGGGGCGAGGGCGCCGAGCCACAGCAGGCGCCGGTTGAAGGCGATGACGCGGTCGGCCTCGGGGTGGCC
The DNA window shown above is from Cystobacter fuscus DSM 2262 and carries:
- a CDS encoding glycosyltransferase family 9 protein — translated: MVWHKRLEFWAKLALALVASALLWRPGRRRQAGQSLPSPRRVLLVRIDNRVGEALLTTPLIRALKATPRPPEVHVLAHAKVARVLAGHPEADRVIAFNRRLLWLGALAPGIRALRRERYDVVVDCSNWSSPSVTSALISRLVGPHALVIGPKQWPVHLLHSLSIPARSDTSGEMLQRLHLLSPFVREDEQPARMSFRRPLISEKFHLWLEAGAGSPRAVVNPGGRLGWRRIPPEAFAAGARALLASGRTPIVTWGPGEEELARSVVAAAPGAQLAPPTNIDELAALMRDAGLTLCNNTGPMHLSVAVGAPTLGLFLRMDMERWGHPYPPHRMVDLTPVADSGGDLEARVFEEVRSFAEELQVRSSVS